The following coding sequences are from one Microbulbifer sp. TB1203 window:
- a CDS encoding HlyD family efflux transporter periplasmic adaptor subunit: protein MSTPFLHTTRALKADGTRLQAVAAAIGLLLFAAWGLWFFTAGITVYKVSGEARLQQFGNTVQLSAPQSGRVVAIHRQLGDTVADGDALLQLDTSALDLGIAGENRVAQSLEQQLESLRREQELVDNNFQRDSAAQREQLALLRERHALLESNLEIQANITARYESLAAKQQGAQLDYLTAKRSQQQMAADTLETEAELKAAEERLVQLDADHRQSRAELARRLAATEQELAQADTRMRQQTLTADQYHLRAPIGGVVASLADINVGQMLEAGAVVASIQAPGEIRVQAQFEPAAALGHIRPGQRARVRLDGFAWTRYGELSARVERVAAAVQDGRVLVQLVIDGDAPPGLPVQHHLPAVVEIVTARKAPYQLLLQRAGEWMAGEGGNPPAAGAL from the coding sequence ATGAGTACGCCCTTTCTACACACCACCCGCGCCCTTAAGGCCGACGGCACCCGTCTACAGGCGGTGGCCGCTGCTATCGGCCTGCTGCTGTTCGCAGCCTGGGGACTGTGGTTTTTTACTGCGGGAATCACCGTCTATAAGGTCAGCGGCGAAGCCAGGCTGCAGCAGTTCGGCAATACCGTCCAGCTCAGCGCTCCGCAATCGGGGCGGGTAGTCGCGATACACCGGCAACTGGGCGATACCGTGGCCGATGGCGATGCCCTGCTGCAGCTCGACACCTCGGCGCTGGACCTGGGCATCGCCGGTGAAAACCGGGTGGCCCAGAGCCTGGAGCAACAACTGGAATCCCTTCGGCGCGAACAGGAACTGGTGGACAACAACTTCCAGCGCGACAGCGCCGCACAGCGGGAGCAGCTCGCGCTGTTGCGCGAGCGCCATGCGCTGCTGGAGAGCAACCTGGAAATCCAGGCGAATATCACCGCCCGCTACGAGAGCCTGGCGGCCAAACAGCAAGGGGCACAGCTCGATTACCTGACTGCCAAGCGCAGCCAGCAGCAGATGGCTGCGGATACCCTGGAAACAGAGGCGGAGCTGAAAGCGGCGGAGGAGCGGCTGGTGCAACTGGACGCGGACCATCGACAGTCCCGGGCGGAACTGGCCCGGCGCCTGGCGGCCACGGAACAGGAACTGGCGCAGGCGGACACCCGGATGCGCCAGCAGACGCTGACCGCGGATCAATACCACCTCCGCGCGCCCATCGGTGGCGTGGTGGCCTCCCTGGCGGATATTAACGTGGGTCAAATGCTCGAGGCCGGCGCAGTGGTTGCCAGTATCCAGGCTCCGGGAGAAATCCGTGTACAGGCGCAGTTCGAGCCCGCCGCGGCACTGGGGCATATCCGCCCGGGGCAGCGGGCCCGGGTGCGCCTGGACGGTTTCGCCTGGACCCGCTACGGCGAACTCTCCGCGCGGGTGGAGCGGGTGGCCGCGGCGGTGCAGGACGGCCGCGTGCTGGTGCAACTGGTGATCGACGGGGACGCCCCGCCCGGGCTGCCGGTGCAACACCACCTGCCGGCGGTGGTGGAAATCGTCACCGCCCGCAAGGCCCCTTACCAATTGCTGTTGCAGCGGGCCGGGGAGTGGATGGCCGGCGAAGGCGGCAATCCACCGGCCGCCGGAGCGCTGTAG
- a CDS encoding IS256 family transposase: MTKPTFDMDAAVKALREGKDLSGKDGILTPLIKQLTEAAMKAELEEHLASEDKPNRKNGTTSKTMKSPAGSFELQAPRDRAGTFEPQIVKKHQTQLTDELERKIIALFALGNSYQDIRTHIAEIYGMELSNGTINAITDKLLPELQAWRERDLEAVYPIVWLDAIHYKIRENGRYVSKAIYTILGLNIEGKKELLGLYLSDQEGAHHWLSVLTDLHNRGVKDILIACVDGLKGFPEAIESIYPNTEIQHCIIHQIRNSMKYVASKNQKVFMADLKCIYKAATLTAAESALDELEAKWGDKYPMVIKSWRSKWPTLSAYFKYPDYVRTAIYTTNAVEAVHRQFRKLTKTKGGFANENSLLKLLYAGILKASERWTHPIQNWNLTLSQLTIHFPDRLEKYISL, encoded by the coding sequence ATGACCAAACCTACATTCGACATGGATGCCGCTGTCAAGGCGCTGCGTGAGGGCAAAGACCTCAGCGGCAAAGACGGCATCCTGACCCCACTGATCAAACAACTCACCGAAGCTGCCATGAAGGCGGAGCTGGAGGAGCACCTCGCCAGCGAGGACAAGCCCAACCGCAAGAATGGCACCACGTCCAAAACTATGAAAAGTCCCGCTGGCAGCTTCGAGCTGCAGGCGCCGCGGGATCGGGCTGGCACCTTCGAGCCGCAGATCGTCAAGAAGCACCAGACCCAGCTTACCGACGAACTAGAGCGCAAGATTATCGCCCTATTTGCTCTGGGTAACAGCTACCAGGACATCCGTACACACATTGCCGAAATCTACGGAATGGAACTCTCCAACGGCACCATCAACGCAATCACAGACAAGCTGCTGCCCGAGCTTCAGGCATGGCGTGAGCGCGATCTGGAGGCCGTCTATCCCATCGTCTGGCTGGACGCCATCCATTACAAAATCAGGGAAAATGGCCGCTATGTCAGCAAGGCCATCTACACCATTCTTGGCCTGAACATCGAAGGCAAGAAAGAGCTGCTGGGGCTCTATCTGTCCGACCAGGAGGGCGCCCATCACTGGCTGAGCGTACTTACCGACCTCCATAACCGCGGGGTCAAGGACATCCTGATTGCCTGTGTAGACGGCCTGAAGGGCTTCCCTGAAGCCATCGAGAGCATCTATCCCAACACCGAGATCCAGCACTGCATCATCCATCAGATCCGCAACTCGATGAAATACGTCGCCTCAAAAAATCAGAAGGTCTTCATGGCCGACCTCAAGTGCATTTACAAAGCGGCAACGCTCACTGCCGCCGAGAGCGCCCTGGACGAGTTGGAGGCCAAGTGGGGCGATAAGTACCCAATGGTGATCAAGTCCTGGCGCAGCAAGTGGCCGACCCTGTCGGCCTACTTCAAATACCCGGATTACGTGCGTACGGCGATTTACACCACCAACGCCGTCGAGGCTGTCCACCGCCAGTTCCGCAAGCTGACTAAGACCAAAGGCGGCTTTGCCAATGAGAACAGCTTACTCAAGCTGCTCTATGCCGGTATACTGAAAGCCTCCGAGCGATGGACGCATCCGATTCAGAACTGGAACCTGACGCTATCACAGCTGACGATCCACTTCCCGGACCGCCTGGAGAAATACATCAGCCTGTGA